A genomic segment from Aegilops tauschii subsp. strangulata cultivar AL8/78 chromosome 1, Aet v6.0, whole genome shotgun sequence encodes:
- the LOC141028101 gene encoding uncharacterized protein: protein MPWVVAGDFNEAMWSFEHFSETPRSAGQMIDFRDVLEVCGLGDLGFAGLPYTYDNRRAGRADVKVRLDRAVANNTWRDMFSEAKVQHLVAPSSDHFAILLQCVLEEPVQQSGRRCRQYEVMWERDPSLPEVIMNTWTDLGSLLNLGDIAVGLGTMMKKLQDWSPKKFGNVIKEINKSRTRLEELISMNADRKEIREATDRMNELLYREEMLWMQRSRVAWLKEGDRNTRFFHRKAVW, encoded by the coding sequence ATGCCTTGGGTCGTGGCTGGTGACTTTAACGAGGCCATGTGGAGCTTTGAGCATTTCTCCGaaacgccacgctcggcaggtcAGATGATTGATTTTCGTGATGTTCTTGAGGTTTGTGGTTTGGGTGATCTCGGTTTTGCAGGCCTGCCTTACACTTATGATAACCGTCGTGCGGGCCGGGCAGATGTTAAAGTTCGACTTGATCGTGCCGTGGCTAACAACACTTGGCGTGACATGTTCTCTGAGGCCAAGGTGCAGCACCTTGTGGCGCCAAGTTCAGACCACTTTGCCATCCTGCTACAATGCGTTCTGGAGGAGCCCGTGCAGCAGTCTGGCAGGCGCTGCCGGCAATATGAGGTGATGTGGGAGAGGGATCCGTCCCTCCCTGAGGTAATTATGAATACTTGGACAGATTTGGGTTCCTTGCTTAACCTGGGTGATATTGCGGTCGGCCTGGGTACTATGATGAAAAAATTGCAGGACTGGAGCCCTAAAAAGTTTGGTAATGTTATTAAAGAAATTAACAAATCTCGTACCCGCTTGGAAGAGCTTATATCTATGAATGCAGACAGGAAGGAGATTCGGGAGGCCACTGACAGGATGAACGAGCTTCTGTATAGGGAAGAGATGCTTTGGATGCAGAGATCCCGGGTTGCCTGGCTCAAGGAGGGCGACCGAAACACACGGTTCTTCCATCGGAAAGCGGTGTGGTAG